ATAAGGAATGTCACACTGGGTAAAATCATGAGATGCTTTTTAAAGATTTGAGTCAGAAGACCTTAGGAAAACCCCCAAAAGTacaaggagggaggaaggctTTGAAGAATCTGAGACCATTTTCTCCTGAATTTTTGGAAAACATTGGTAGCTGATTTTTGAGTCAAGAATTTCATGTAGGGCACTGCTGTCTGACCTTCCTTGCCTTTAGTCAGGCAATGGTCCGCCTGACCGCCTGATTTTCCTTTGGAAAATCCCTGGGGGAAACCCTGCCCTGAAAACAATCCTTAACAGAAAGCCAACATCTTTCAATGAGAAACACAGAAGTAATATttctgaaagtatttttttaagtggTAATTTTGTCAGAGCGTATGAATGTGACAAGCTtttaaaatgcaacacattGGTAAAGTCTGAACCAGTCAGGAAGACACAGGTCTGCGTAATCAATATTACATCATATCTTATCATCATATctcttttttcagattttacttCACTGTTATTTCTTGGAAATTTCTACAAATTAATTCCCTGTAGATATTAATTGAATGTAAAGTGTCAGTGATGACACTGATTGCATGAATTAGTAATTTCTCCAACATAGCTACATAGTTACTTTGTTATTATACATAAagaatgataaatgaatgtaaaCTAAAGGATAACTCTTTCTGTACCCCAtcataaaaaggaaaggaaatctTTAGACAGGTTTCTTATTTATAAAAACGATAAAATGGAAATTCCTCATTGACAGAAACAGTCAAAACAATAAACTTGTTAGTTGAAGTACCTTAATGATAAATTAATATAATGATCCTGCTGCAAATGTTGTTCAGATCTGTATAAAGATGTTGGATTGACTTTAAGTCAGGGCTCTGGCTGTTCCAGTCAGTAACAGAATAATTCCAAAATTCCTTCTGCATTGTCATAGCTGTTTGGTTGAGATCTCTGAACTGTTTAAAGTTGGTCTGAGGTCCCCTGGCATCAGAGTACCTTAGTACCCCAGAAAAGTTTCTTCAAAATGGTCATTCAATATAGTATAGATTATTTTATAGAGAATTTTGTGGAAAGTCTGAATACTGCAAGATTCACCTGTTGTTACACTTTTCCTACTTATTAGTGTAGTGTGTGAAGTGTCTGTCTAATAAGAGAGCAGCaggcctgttttctgttttcagttttctctgtgcTAGCCATCACTGAAGTCACTGAGCCCATGCTCAGGTTCATGAGTTGTCTGGAGACAAATTGTGATTGGACTGACACTTCCAATGAATCAAAGTAAGATAAAAACCTAAAGAAAGAATTTTCTGTCCAAATGTCAAAAAGCCAACAGAATTCTCCTCTAAATTGGAGGAATGATtgaatttttctctttgaggTGTTTTCAGTCTCAAAGTGCCTCATGGGCTCTGCAAATTCATTATGTAGACTCAGTGACCCACACTGCCTGTATAGCCTGTTTGAAAGGACATCTGTGATTGACAGCCAGTTGGGGGAAACGGCGTGGATGTCATATTTTACAGCAATGCTCCGCAAGAGGACAGGCTTAGTGCAGAGACGGGCAGCATGATGGTAAAGTCAAAGGCTTTTTCTCCAGTGGTTCAAAGCAATTATCAGAATGAGAGAGTGAGAAGTATGGGGAAGTAACAGTTGTTGATTGGAGTGTTGTTTGTCTGGAAAAGTTGAAAGGGCCTGGGGAAAAGTGTTCAAATTAAGGCTGTTTGTATTAAACCCTTAATGCCTGAATTTATACCAAAGAATATTAAAGCgtaaattatttgtgttttgaaatttgGGTATATTGCAAATTTGCGACAACAGGCCTTAGTGGTCAATAGTAATGAAAAAGtcataaaacagattttcctgTCTCAGGAGACAGAGATAGTTTTATTGAtgccacaaaatcattttcagtatACTGACTATAACACCAACTATTATAACTATTTTATAATGTCATTTCAAGAGCTCACACTGAATCATAACattgacacaaaacaaaaaggtgcGTATCAAATATGCAATACACATGTTGTCTCTGCTTTTCCGTAATGGAAACTGTTTGTTGCAAATTTGCAACTGTTGATGCTAAGGGGTTAATTTTTCCTGGAGGGATGTAAACAGAGGTGAATTCTGAAAGCACTATGATTCCCTACAGAATGCAGCATAAgctctcttttgtgtgtgtgtgtgtgtttgattgagagaaaaaaaaaacaaaaccccaaacagAGCGAGAACAAAAACCACTTAGCTGTGGCATTGACGACACACAGTGTTTCAGTGCCACAGCCAGttttcaaccaaaacaaaacattgcatCACATTCAAAATTTGAGTTTGTCCTTGAGGCCTATGTGGAAAGCGTTCTTCTGATAAAAATGGGATATAGAGATGGAGACTCAAGCAGAAGTCTCTGGAGACAGTTCAGATCTGAAGACTAAATATCATTACTATGGACCGAgatacatatgtatgtatgtatgtatgtagttGTGCAAGGCGAAAAAGGACTCATGAATAGGAGGTCTTGTTTGAGAATGTCCCTAGCTGAGTGAAATGGCCAAAAAAGAGCTGGTCAGTGTCCTTGAATAATGATAGGCTTCACTGAAGTTTTTTTAAGcaaggaaagaagaaaattcTACAGTTCCATGCTGCAAAAAATTCAAAGGGGATGTCATTGTACGCCCTCAAAGTAAAGATTACACAAAAAATTCATTTTACCTCATATTTAGACAGATGAGGGCAGAGAGAAGGgagttaaaacaaaagcagaggtGGCAACCAAATGATGACATCCTTATCTCATATACAAGaaggaaaaactgaactgaactgaatcaAACCACCTGCAAGTATTAGGTTTTTTATGTAGAGCATTGCTTTAAGGATCTTCGAACCCAGCCATTAATGATGTAGTTATAAGCTTGTGTAATCATATTGACGGGGTAATTTGCTTTTTTCAGAGGATTTCCATTAGCACTTAAAAGCACTTATACATATAAGACCTAGGGTAGCTAGTTATGATCAGTCAAATTAACATATTCTCAAAATGGAGTTGTCAATTTACTGCTGGACTCATCATAATCAATCAAGCAAATTACTACTAAGATTTCACATGGAAAACATGATCAACTTCTTTGTGGTTGCTCAGGGTGGCTCATTTAAAATGACCTTGTGTTAAAAAGGTAAGGCTATCCGCAGATCAATTTAATGAAGCACCAGGCCTACAAAACGGGACTTGGCAATAGTGtgactttttaaataatttgcaAGCTTTAAAGGTGATAGCAGGTGGATTTTATTGTTGTGGTAAACTTATCAGCGCGCATTTACATTAATCAACATGCGTTTTTATTCACAattcaaaaagcacaaaaggGAACGTTTCCCAAAATGTTGAGCAATGCACCTTAAATGACAGCTTAAAGAAAGTGGAATGTAGAACGTCCACTTCTTCAGCATCAAGATTAACCCACAGTCATTGTCGCAGCTCCACGCTGTCCACCAGGAGCTCCAATTGAACCCTCACAGGTTGTGTCTATCCCATCTCCAAAAATAGTGCAGTCAGAGGCTTTAACCATTTCACCTTCCACCTTTGCCTCTTCAGCAGGCATACTCCCATGATgagaacaacaaaacaccagtcTCTGCAGGCGAAGGAGTTCATGCCACGAGGAGCGTCGGAAGATTAGATATATGAAAGGGTTGTATACAGTGGAGCTCTTTGCAAAGAGGCAGGGTAATAGGGTGATAAAAGGATTCATTAGGCCCTGGTCCTCGGAGTGAAACATGCTCCAAAAGCTGACAACCACATAGGGGATCCAGGCAATAAGGAAGCCAATGCTAATACTCACAGCCATCTGCAATAAGAAGAAAGGAGGCAAAGGGGGAGTAAAGTGGTGTGAGGAAGATATAAGCCCAGTAGAGGAGAAATAGGGTAAGAGAAATTTAGTAAGAAATTAAGAGAGGGATggaaatagtaaaaaaaaaaagaaagaaagaaaagccacTTGCTGAGAAAAAGATTTAAGGAGCAGTTACATAGCTGTTACAGCACTTACAGAAAACCTGCTCCTGTccaactgtgacaaaaaaacacatttacaatgTTAATTCAGCTGGATAGGGTTTTAATGGGTCATCCTGCTGTGCATGAAGTACCTGGTTTCATTCAAAGGTTAAAATTTGATTGATTATTgactttgtttcactttctgaCAGTGCATATTACTCTGTGGTAATTGTGCTCTCTTTGCAGGTGGGGGAAGTCATTTGCAATCGTTGTGAGCAATTGCGAAACCATAGTTACCTGGCTAACACAACACATTAGAACACTGTTGTGCTGGTGATTTAAATGGAGGTGATGAGTAGAAATTAGCCACAGCTCATCTCCTTGAACATGTTTTTCCTGCTGAGCATATTATGTATGGAATGAGATAATTAGTCCTGATGGGCATCAAAGGAAGCATTTTAATGGCTTCCCTCTGACAAGTTCCACTTACTGTGTTCCCATCATACGTTACAGAGAGATGGAGATTCCTTCTTTGAATCCTTCAGAATATCAGTTTTGCCATATTTACCTCATGGGTGATCAAATGTGGAAATTCCCATAGAAATCATATTTTCTGGCCATTGATCTGTATGGGAGTTTTTTTCAGATCAGATATTAGGTATTCCAAGATAATTATCAACGGGCAGCTATTCTGCGTAAAATTAATAACATAGTTATATGGTAGAAACCaccacaacaaataaaaacatccagGCTCAAAAAGAATGTTTTCCAACCACTTAAAGATGATGGACAATACAGTACTGTGCTTTCAAGCTGCTACTATATCATGGAGATGGTAAGTGGAGACGCAAAGTGGCTTTTGTCTAGTCTTGGAAATACCTGATAGTAAATTGACTGAGCATATATTAGAGTCAAAAGACTTTCACCACTCTCATGAGAAGcaatccctaaccctaaccctgacccctCAGTAATGAAGCCATTTGTTTAAAGGGTCCTGCTTTTTTAATAAGAGGAAAAGCAGAGCTTTTCTCATTCATGGGCAGGTTCTAGCAGATGTGACCATAATGTGGTTGGAATTGTCTCAAAGTGACTTCAGAGTGGATTACTTTGATTTAATGCATTTCCTTTAGACTTACTTTGTGAATTTGTCCAAATTTTCCTGCACTCACTTTCATCCACAGCAAGACCAAAGTTTAACTGCAgataaaattgatttattttgcattttgtcagCTTTCATCCAGCATCTGGTCAGTTTGAAGATTTATATGAAATGGGGCTATTCAGcgaaaataaaacacataaggagaggctgttgtgttgttgttgtgtgtgtttcacttgcAAAGAATAGTTGGAGGTTGATAAAGCTTAGAAGTGATAATCTCCTGGCTCTAGATTCATCTTGAGCAACAGGTCATGCCACTGCTGttaatcttctcatctaactctcaGTAAGAAAGCAGATAACCATATTTCCATAATcatgaataaaatcattcaGAACTCACAAACCAGTTCCCCAGAGGCAATAGGTTAGATGATAAGGTTTGCTGCAGTGGGATCAATATGCTGTATGATTCTACTGCTATCTAGCAGTATTGCAGTAAATAAGGATTGCTGTTTTGACGTGCAGCTATGTAATGAATActtcacacatgcagcacattcATTTCACTACATCTTCTATTTGAATGTGTTATCAAATATAGAGGAATTGTGAAGTATACCCATTTGCTGTATTATCTTATAATAGCCACACTACTCAGATAGCTAGTTGTTCATTGTATTGTTAatcttttaaattttaaattgtattgttCCTGATTGAGTGCAGCAACCAACTGAAATACAATTTAGTGCTATGTCTGGCTGAGCTCATTTACACTAACAataggaaaaatgaaaatacaataataCCATCCCATCCTTTTAATAACTTTCCCTCTTTTGGCCTTCTACGTTTTCATCTACACAAGCAAATAGATCCATCTAGCAGTCAAATGTTACAGAGATAGAACTTGAAGGTTGCAACAACTGATGATGTGTTCTCTCTCTGGTTTGATGTGGTGTCTGTGAAGATCAtctttgtgaaaaataaaccaacTGGATATTGAAAGTCTGTCCAAAAACGTGTCACTAATCACCAACATAAAATCAATTGTGCTGAGATATTTCTCCCAGCATTGATGGATGTGTATGCTTTCTCATTTAGGTTggtaaaaacataaataaatgtgttatgTTTTGGTCAATATCATATAAATAGGGGTTTGAAAGATGAAacttaaacacacatgcacatatatttcttttttgttgttgtttcaatcATTTACCATAAGCCTTCGACGTAGAACATTCCTTGTTCCATATGATTATTCCAATCAAATCAAGAAACTTAAAAGGATCAAGTCAGTTACTGATTGTCTTATACTTACAAGagtgatttttttctcaatatttcCGTATTGAAAATCATTGCTGTGGATGGATTGGTAGGCCCTGTGGAGCTTCCAGGCAATACCAAAATAGGTGAAGACAATGACCAAACAGGGGAGGAATGTGCAGAGTATGGATAGAGTCATGATGAAGGTGGAGTGGTTTAGGGACTTCCCATATCCAGTCCAGTCTACTGAGCAGGCAAGTCCAAATGGTTCTGGTCCGTAGCTGCCCCAGCCAAGCAGTGGAAACAAGGCCCACAGGCCAGCATAGAGCCAGATCCCACTGATTACAATACTGACGGTTCGCCTGTGGAATTTGATACCTGTGCGGAGAcagatttaaaattttgttAAGTATTTTGTCTCAATAGCCTGATTGTGATTCAAGTCGATAGGGTATAACTTTGTACTGTAGAATATTCTTACTCTTCCTCTCTGATGTTTTGTATATTAAAGCAGCTACAGTAAGTGAGGAGTCTGCATGCAATAGCAAAGCTGAACTATTACAACTCTGTCAGAGACATATCAGAGAATTGATTTGACCAATTTGACTTGGAaagcctgtgttttgtttgaccTTTAAAACAATCTGAGCAGCAGTTTAGGACATAATCCTCATACAAACATGAACACTGGCTCAAATATGAATTGACAAAATTAAGTTCCTGGGTAAGGCGTCAGAGCTGCTGCCACAAAATGCTCTGCCATGACTATATAATCAAAGAAAAGCACATGGATATACAGTTCAAATTGCCAAATAAGCTTTCTTCTCATGTCGTAATAGCACTTTATCTAATTTACTTATTTAAAAATTATGCTTCTTTCATATTTGTAGTATAGAGTATCTTGGATGGTCAAGagtctttggtttgttttgttagttCTTTCTCTGGCTGTATATTAACATAGTGAGGGATGCCATTAATCAATTTCATGAAGTAGATTGTTTCACTTTGTAACCTTCCAACTTATCATctatgaataaaaatacatgGCATATAATCTGTTATTACGTTCAATTTACCAGAATCTTTGAATTCATATACAGTTAATTTCAGAGAAATCTGTCGTTTACAGCAGATAAACAAGTGTTCAAGTGTGGCAGTGGCAAACAAGGCAAGCACAGCTAGTTGTAATTAAAAGTAGACATCACTTAGCAGGTCACTGAAGTGATGTCTCACCTCACACCTGACATCACACCAGCCATTTGTCTTAAAGAGCATCTGAGGCCTGTTGGCATTCATTATAGTGTCCTCTTGGAGTGTTAGGAAGTTATTCTCTGAAAACTAGCCTGACGTCCAGCTATCACAGTgataatttgtcattttttttgaGAGTCACATTTATATGGTCTTAGGCAGTCTGCATTCATTTATGATATTGTGGGGTGCATTTGCAAATGTTTGTGGGAAGTTTAGCTGCATTTATCTTTATTCGTCATCAgtaatgttgtttatttctttttatttgggAACTGTGTCTAAAATCAAGTTAAATAAAGGAATGAAAGGTTATATATTTTCTAAGGGCACTTATTtactaaaaattatttattatatggGATGTTTAAGATCATAGTTCAGTGAAACATGTCTCAGTCTAATTATCACTATGACAATGCACTTTATATTTGATGCTGTGTCTGTTGTAACAGCATG
This genomic interval from Echeneis naucrates chromosome 24, fEcheNa1.1, whole genome shotgun sequence contains the following:
- the opn8a gene encoding opsin 8, group member a produces the protein MDDRYMSKLSPTIDFWAGLYLVIIAVLSVFGNMAVLISAARRISLLKAPELLTVNLAITDIGMALSMYPLSIASAFNHAWVGGDISCLYYGLMGMIFSITSIMTLAVMGLVRYLVTGSPPKTGIKFHRRTVSIVISGIWLYAGLWALFPLLGWGSYGPEPFGLACSVDWTGYGKSLNHSTFIMTLSILCTFLPCLVIVFTYFGIAWKLHRAYQSIHSNDFQYGNIEKKITLMAVSISIGFLIAWIPYVVVSFWSMFHSEDQGLMNPFITLLPCLFAKSSTVYNPFIYLIFRRSSWHELLRLQRLVFCCSHHGSMPAEEAKVEGEMVKASDCTIFGDGIDTTCEGSIGAPGGQRGAATMTVG